The following are encoded in a window of Mycobacterium decipiens genomic DNA:
- a CDS encoding CaiB/BaiF CoA transferase family protein, which produces MSNSAAGPLAGVRVVDLTAMVMGPYCTQIMADMGADVIKIESLEGDDTRYISVGPAPGMSGVFVNVNRGKRSVTADLKSDSGKRALRALIEDADVFIHSMRAKAIARLGFSYAEVAAINPTIVYTNCYGYGRRGPNRDLPAYDDTIQAACGVPAVQQQLTGEPSYVATILADKVAGLTALYATVMALFHRERTGEGQEVEIGMFEAVASFMLVEHANGAMFEPPLGPAVYPRTVAPNRRPYRTSDGYLAALIYNDKHWAAFIGAVRPAWATDRYATLENRARHIDTVYALLAETLAQRSTAEWLGLFRELEIPAASLSSPAALFDDSHLNAVGFFETVDTAQGPVRFPGVPAWFSRTPGRAAGPAPELGADTAEVLHELGLAVGNEGAAGKAEAKPAGSI; this is translated from the coding sequence ATGTCTAATTCTGCGGCGGGTCCGTTGGCGGGTGTGCGGGTCGTCGACCTCACCGCGATGGTGATGGGCCCGTACTGCACCCAGATCATGGCCGACATGGGCGCCGACGTGATAAAGATCGAGTCCCTGGAAGGGGATGACACACGCTACATTTCGGTCGGACCCGCCCCCGGGATGAGCGGGGTTTTCGTCAATGTCAACCGCGGCAAGCGCAGTGTCACCGCCGACCTGAAGTCCGACTCCGGTAAGAGGGCGCTGCGGGCGCTCATTGAAGATGCCGACGTGTTCATCCACTCCATGCGGGCAAAGGCGATCGCCCGGCTCGGATTCAGCTATGCCGAGGTTGCCGCCATCAACCCGACGATCGTCTACACCAACTGCTACGGATACGGCCGGCGTGGACCCAACCGGGATCTGCCGGCCTACGACGACACGATCCAGGCGGCTTGCGGGGTGCCGGCGGTGCAACAGCAGCTGACCGGGGAGCCCAGTTACGTCGCAACGATATTGGCCGACAAGGTCGCCGGCCTCACCGCGCTGTACGCCACGGTGATGGCGCTGTTTCACCGCGAGCGCACCGGCGAAGGCCAAGAGGTCGAAATCGGCATGTTCGAAGCGGTGGCATCGTTCATGCTGGTGGAACACGCCAACGGCGCCATGTTCGAGCCGCCGCTGGGCCCGGCGGTCTATCCGCGTACGGTGGCTCCCAACCGGCGGCCGTATCGCACCAGCGATGGCTACCTGGCCGCGCTGATCTACAACGACAAGCATTGGGCCGCCTTCATCGGCGCGGTGCGCCCGGCCTGGGCCACCGATCGCTACGCCACTCTGGAAAACCGGGCGCGTCACATCGACACCGTGTATGCATTGTTGGCCGAAACGCTGGCGCAACGCAGCACGGCCGAATGGCTCGGCCTGTTCCGTGAGCTGGAAATACCCGCCGCGTCGCTGTCCAGTCCCGCAGCGCTGTTCGACGATTCGCACCTCAACGCCGTCGGCTTTTTCGAGACGGTCGACACTGCGCAGGGCCCGGTGCGCTTCCCGGGTGTGCCGGCCTGGTTCTCCCGAACACCGGGTCGAGCGGCCGGTCCCGCCCCGGAGCTGGGCGCCGACACCGCCGAAGTGCTTCACGAACTCGGGCTGGCCGTTGGAAATGAAGGGGCAGCTGGGAAAGCCGAAGCCAAACCGGCCGGTTCGATCTGA
- a CDS encoding acyltransferase family protein codes for MHPVPARSAPRSRWVAPVRRVGRLAIWDRPERGRGIPALDGLRAIAVALVLAGHGGIPGMGGGFIGVDVFFVLSGFLITSLLLDELRCSGRIDLTWFWIRRARRLLPALVLMVLTVSAARELFPDQALTGLRSDAIAAFLWSANWRFVAQQTDYFTQGAPPSPLQHTWSLGVEEQYYVVWPLLLIGVTLLLAARARRYFRRATVGGVRFAAFLIASLGAIASATAAIVFTSEATRDRIYFGTDTRAQALLIGSAAAALLVRDWPSLNRGWCLIRTRWGRRIARLLPLIGLAGLAAATRCATGSVGEFRHGLLIAVAVAAVIVVAPVAMEQRGAVAAILAWRPLVWLGTISYGVYLWHWPIFLVLNGERTGWSGSALFAVRCAATLAAAAASWWLIEQPIRRWRPARVPLLPLAAATVASAAAATMLVVPVGTGPGLREIGLPPGVSAVAAVSPSPPGAGQPAPAPGPRDPNRPFTVSVFGDSIGWTMMHYLPPTPGFKFIDHTVIGCSLVRGTPYRYIGQTLEQRAECDGWPTRWSTQINQDRPDVALLVIGRWETVDRVNEGRWTHIGDPTFDGYLNAELQRALNIVGSTGVRVMVTTVPYSRGGEKPDGRLYPEDQPERVNQWNTMLRNTVGQHPNVGMIDLNKKLCPDGVYTAKVDGIKVRSDGVHLTPEGVKWLMPWLEESVRVAS; via the coding sequence ATTCACCCCGTACCGGCACGTTCTGCACCGCGGTCCCGTTGGGTGGCCCCGGTGCGCCGCGTCGGACGGCTGGCCATTTGGGATCGGCCGGAGCGGGGCAGGGGCATTCCGGCGCTGGACGGCCTTCGTGCGATAGCCGTTGCGCTGGTACTCGCCGGCCACGGTGGCATCCCCGGTATGGGCGGCGGGTTCATCGGTGTCGACGTCTTCTTCGTCCTGAGCGGATTCCTTATCACCTCGCTGTTGCTCGACGAGTTGCGGTGCAGCGGTCGTATCGACCTGACCTGGTTTTGGATTCGCCGGGCGCGACGGCTGTTGCCGGCACTGGTGTTGATGGTGCTCACCGTGAGTGCCGCACGCGAGCTGTTTCCCGACCAAGCCCTCACCGGGCTGCGCAGCGACGCGATCGCTGCCTTCTTGTGGTCGGCGAACTGGCGGTTTGTGGCCCAGCAGACCGACTATTTCACCCAAGGCGCTCCACCCTCGCCCCTGCAGCACACTTGGTCGCTAGGGGTGGAGGAGCAGTATTACGTTGTCTGGCCGCTGCTGCTGATCGGGGTGACGCTACTGTTGGCGGCCCGGGCCAGGCGCTACTTCCGACGGGCCACGGTGGGCGGGGTTCGGTTCGCCGCATTCCTGATTGCCAGCCTCGGCGCGATAGCTTCCGCCACGGCCGCCATCGTCTTTACCTCAGAGGCCACCCGCGACCGGATCTACTTCGGCACCGATACCCGTGCGCAGGCGTTGCTGATCGGCTCGGCGGCAGCGGCTCTCCTGGTGCGGGATTGGCCATCGTTGAACCGCGGGTGGTGCCTGATCCGGACTCGCTGGGGACGACGGATTGCCCGTCTGCTGCCGCTCATCGGTCTGGCTGGGCTCGCGGCGGCGACTCGCTGTGCAACCGGAAGTGTGGGCGAGTTCCGACATGGTCTGCTGATCGCGGTGGCGGTTGCGGCTGTCATCGTGGTCGCCCCGGTGGCGATGGAGCAGCGCGGAGCGGTTGCAGCCATCCTGGCCTGGCGTCCGTTGGTGTGGCTGGGCACCATATCGTACGGCGTCTACCTGTGGCACTGGCCAATCTTTCTGGTGCTCAACGGCGAACGCACCGGCTGGTCCGGGTCCGCCCTGTTCGCGGTGCGGTGCGCAGCCACGTTGGCAGCGGCCGCCGCCTCATGGTGGTTGATCGAGCAACCCATTCGACGCTGGCGACCGGCACGGGTGCCGCTGTTGCCGCTCGCGGCGGCCACCGTTGCCAGCGCTGCCGCCGCGACGATGCTGGTTGTTCCGGTCGGAACCGGACCCGGGTTACGCGAGATCGGACTTCCCCCCGGCGTTTCGGCGGTCGCTGCGGTCTCGCCGTCGCCGCCTGGAGCCGGCCAACCGGCACCGGCTCCCGGGCCGCGAGATCCCAACCGGCCGTTCACCGTCTCGGTTTTCGGTGATTCGATCGGGTGGACCATGATGCACTACCTGCCGCCGACTCCCGGATTCAAATTCATCGACCACACCGTCATCGGCTGCAGTTTGGTGCGCGGCACCCCGTATCGGTACATCGGTCAGACCCTGGAGCAGCGAGCAGAATGCGACGGCTGGCCGACCAGGTGGTCGACACAGATCAACCAGGACCGGCCGGATGTCGCGTTGCTGGTCATCGGCCGTTGGGAAACGGTAGACCGGGTGAATGAGGGACGGTGGACCCATATCGGTGACCCGACCTTTGACGGGTATCTCAACGCCGAGCTACAGCGAGCGCTGAATATCGTTGGATCCACCGGCGTTCGAGTGATGGTTACCACGGTGCCCTACAGCCGTGGCGGCGAGAAGCCGGACGGGCGGTTGTATCCGGAGGATCAACCCGAGCGGGTAAACCAGTGGAACACCATGTTGCGCAACACGGTTGGCCAACACCCGAACGTCGGGATGATCGACCTGAACAAAAAGCTATGCCCGGACGGCGTTTACACGGCCAAGGTCGACGGCATCAAGGTCCGCAGTGACGGTGTGCACCTCACCCCGGAAGGGGTGAAGTGGCTCATGCCCTGGCTCGAAGAGTCGGTGCGGGTGGCCAGTTGA